In a genomic window of Zingiber officinale cultivar Zhangliang chromosome 9B, Zo_v1.1, whole genome shotgun sequence:
- the LOC122024616 gene encoding probable indole-3-pyruvate monooxygenase YUCCA9, producing the protein MAPPNLMEQNCNNYDDFLSRPCTWVNGPIIVGAGPSGLAVASGLRRQGVPFVVLERTDCIASLWRRRSYDRLKLHLPKQFCQLPGLPFPDHFPEYPSKDQFVDYLESYAARFAITPRFDHSVHSAKYDDTIGVWRVTAVVAGAEVAEYIGRWLVVATGENSEKVVPELEGLLDEFAGDVIHVCDYKSGERYRGKRVLVVGCGNSGMEISLDLCDHNASPSMVVRDSVHVLPREVMGKSTFALAVLLLKWLPLWAVDKILLLLAWAVLGNVAKFGLKRPSAGPFELKNKQGRTPVLDTGALAKIKSGEIKVVSGIKSFSPGKVELVDGQILDVDSVILATGYRSNVPQWLQGCDLFSKDGMPKSPFPDGWKGNCGVYAVGFTRRGLSGASSDAVRIANDIGMQWQEETNLAKRR; encoded by the exons ATGGCGCCGCCGAACTTAATGGAACAAAATTGTAACAACTACGACGACTTCCTGTCGCGGCCATGCACGTGGGTGAACGGCCCGATCATCGTCGGCGCAGGTCCCTCAGGCCTCGCCGTGGCCTCCGGCCTGCGCCGGCAAGGGGTGCCCTTTGTCGTCCTCGAGCGAACCGACTGCATTGCGTCGCTCTGGCGGCGTCGCTCCTACGACCGCCTCAAGCTCCACCTTCCCAAGCAGTTCTGCCAGCTCCCCGGCCTCCCCTTCCCCGACCACTTCCCGGAGTACCCTTCCAAGGACCAGTTCGTCGACTATTTGGAGTCCTACGCCGCCCGCTTCGCCATCACCCCTCGCTTCGATCACTCGGTGCACTCCGCCAAGTACGACGACACCATCGGGGTGTGGCGGGTCACCGCCGTTGTCGCCGGTGCCGAGGTGGCGGAGTACATCGGGCGGTGGTTGGTGGTGGCCACCGGCGAGAACTCGGAGAAGGTGGTTCCCGAGCTGGAGGGACTACTTGACGAGTTCGCCGGCGACGTGATCCACGTCTGCGACTACAAGTCTGGCGAGCGGTACCGTGGCAAACGCGTGCTCGTCGTCGGCTGTGGAAACTCCGGCATGGAGATCTCCCTCGACCTCTGCGACCACAATGCCTCGCCGTCCATGGTGGTGCGAGACTCG GTTCACGTGCTTCCGCGGGAGGTGATGGGGAAATCGACGTTCGCGCTAGCCGTTCTGCTGCTGAAGTGGCTGCCGCTGTGGGCGGTGGATAAAATTCTGCTGCTGTTGGCATGGGCGGTGCTAGGAAACGTCGCCAAATTTGGATTGAAACGACCTTCCGCCGGGCCTTTCGAGCTCAAGAACAAACAGGGGAGGACGCCGGTGTTGGACACCGGCGCGCTAGCCAAAATTAAGTCCGGCGAGATCAAGGTGGTCTCCGGAATCAAGAGCTTCTCGCCTGGAAAAGTGGAGCTCGTCGACGGCCAAATTCTCGACGTAGATTCCGTGATCTTAGCCACAGGATATCGCAGCAACGTCCCACAGTGGCTTCAG GGATGTGATTTATTCAGCAAGGATGGGATGCCAAAGAGTCCTTTCCCCGACGGATGGAAGGGCAACTGTGGGGTGTACGCAGTCGGGTTCACAAGGAGAGGACTCTCCGGTGCTTCTTCAGATGCAGTGAGGATCGCCAACGACATCGGCATGCAATGGCAAGAAGAGACAAACCTGGCAAAGAGGAGATGA
- the LOC122024035 gene encoding probable pectate lyase 5 — translation MLHHRRLLLFLFFPLLGASPAPNASLLLLPHVHSDPDSVAREVQRQVESSRRRALLEASEKEQQCLTGNPIDDCWRCYGTDWREDRQRLADCGIGFGRAAMGGKGGPFYVVTDPSDPDPVNPPPGTLRYGVIQEGPLWITFASDMNIRLNEELIVNSFKTIDGRGAVVHIAGGGCITLQYVSNIIIHNVHVHHCVPAGEANVRSSPTHYGWRTHSDGDGISIYSGKQIWIDHCALSYCTDGLIDAIMGSTAITISNNYFSHHNEVMLLGHTDDYLPDSGMQVTIAFNRFGEQLVQRMPRCRRGYFHVVNNDYTAWEMYAIGGSANPTINSQGNRYVAPANPNAKEVTKRVDTAESQWSGWNWRTEGDVLVNGAFFVPSGEGLDAMYAKAESLDPKSATLIDQLTMGAGVLGGGPRDNGDGTGNSVNYGGSATSAGGGDSDGAGYGYLGMMFAGHAPPSLRPNLFLCVALFSTSLVLSFSLQSLHSL, via the exons ATGCTTCACCACCGccgccttcttctcttcctcttctttcctcTCCTTGGCGCGTCGCCAGCCCCTAAtgcttctctccttctccttccccACGTCCACTCCGACCCAGACTCTGTCGCCCGCGAAGTCCAGAG GCAGGTGGAGTCCTCCCGGCGGCGCGCTCTCTTGGAGGCGAGCGAAAAGGAGCAGCAATGCCTGACGGGGAACCCCATCGACGACTGCTGGCGGTGTTACGGCACGGACTGGCGGGAGGACCGACAGCGACTGGCGGACTGCGGCATTGGCTTCGGTCGCGCAGCCATGGGAGGTAAAGGTGGCCCTTTTTACGTCGTCACCGACCCGTCGGACCCCGACCCTGTGAACCCGCCGCCCGGCACCCTCCGCTACGGTGTCATCCAGGAGGGGCCCCTTTGGATCACCTTCGCCAGCGACATGAACATTCGGTTGAATGAAGAGCTAATTGTCAACAGCTTCAAGACCATCGATGGCCGCGGCGCCGTTGTGCACATAGCCGGCGGCGGCTGCATCACCCTACAGTACGTCTCCAACATAATCATCCACAACGTGCACGTCCACCACTGCGTCCCCGCCGGCGAGGCCAACGTTAGGTCGTCGCCCACGCACTACGGCTGGCGCACGCACTCCGACGGCGACGGCATCTCCATATACAGCGGGaagcagatctggattgatcactgTGCTCTCTCCTACTGCACCGACGGCCTCATCGACGCCATCATGGGTTCCACCGCGATCACCATCTCCAACAACTACTTCTCTCACCATAACGAGGTGATGCTGCTAGGCCACACTGACGACTACCTCCCCGACTCGGGGATGCAGGTCACCATCGCCTTCAATCGCTTCGGCGAGCAGCTGGTGCAGCGAATGCCCCGCTGCCGCCGCGGCTACTTCCACGTCGTCAACAACGACTACACGGCCTGGGAGATGTACGCCATAGGCGGAAGCGCCAACCCCACCATCAACAGCCAGGGCAACCGCTACGTCGCCCCCGCAAACCCTAACGCCAAAGAG GTGACGAAGCGGGTGGACACAGCGGAGAGCCAGTGGAGCGGGTGGAATTGGAGGACGGAGGGGGACGTGCTGGTGAACGGGGCATTCTTCGTTCCCTCCGGCGAAGGCCTCGACGCGATGTACGCCAAGGCGGAGAGCCTCGACCCGAAGTCCGCGACGCTCATCGACCAGCTCACCATGGGCGCCGGCGTCCTCGGCGGCGGGCCAAG GGACAACGGAGATGGCACCGGGAATTCAGTCAACTACGGTGGGTCGGCCACGTCGGCAGGCGGTGGCGATAGCGATGGAGCAGGGTATGGCTACCTGGGGATGATGTTTGCCGGCCATGCGCCGCCGTCGCTGAGGCCAAACCTCTTCCTCTGCGTTGCTCTATTTTCTACATCTCTAGTTCTGTCCTTTTCTTTACAGTCTTTGCATTCTTTGTAG